Part of the Periplaneta americana isolate PAMFEO1 chromosome 4, P.americana_PAMFEO1_priV1, whole genome shotgun sequence genome is shown below.
acatttttagatgCATGAGGAGTTTAATATTTGACggtagttcagtattattatctcCGGAAGAAGAGGAATTAATTTTCACTGGAAAGGGATTTCTGTCTTGGACATAGTTTATTTATCCTTATTAACTGTAGGTGTGTGAAAACTTACAttgaatgttgcatttaaaaacaaTAGCACTTTTTGGGGAGAGTTAAGTTGCCACCCTTGGTGAATCTCTACTCTTGTCACGTGCCATGCGAGATAAGTTTGTGCATTTGACACACTGtctagatagatttattcgtcccataatattcttacatttgctttatagcatagaataaagaacatgtccaattcttacgtttaaatataaatgcaatacatataaaatgcaaatatgaaatatgtacagaattaataccttaataacaataatattttatacaatgtaatatgtttaccatttaatagtattaaaatatttacacagtactgtgaaatgtcaagaattcatctacagaatagaaagtgtgagatattaagtaattttttagttttaccttaaataatgcagggttttggctatgattcttaatgtcttcaggaagactattgaacacttttatcgccatgtaacgtactcccctttgatagcatgataaatttgatgatggcgtaagAAAATAATTCTTTCTGCGGGCATTTATAccatgtatggctgagttagttggaaaattttctttattacataagaggaaatttattatagagtatatgtattgatttgttaaggttagaatctgtaatttttaaaaaaataacctacatgattctctagcctttgctccaactattattctaatggctcttttttgtaataagaatatatttttactatctgcagaatttctcaaaaatattattccgtaggacataatggaatgaaaataggcaaaatatattgtctttaagataatgctgtttagaaattgtagtaatgacctaattgcgaagcatgctgaacACTATCTACTAAAGACGGGGAGCTACTTAATTTTCATATAAGTTACTCTTTTTTATTGAAGATTTACTTTACGAGCTTTTTTTTCCCATAGAGATCTAACAATGTACACAGTTTGAAGAAAGGTTTCGACGTGAGCCCATCAACAGTTCCCTTGTAAGAAAAACCTTTCGATGTGATAAAGCATAACACTGTTGTCAATCTTCAGAATTCATTCACGTGACCTGACTACAGTGAATGGTAGACAGTGTGCCACATCATGCATTCAGTTTTCATCTAATATTGAGTACCACATTGTTTAGGAAGTTTAAGTAGTCTTCCTCTTCATCTTTTCCCAGCTAAGCATCAATGTTCTTTAGCTCTTCCCATTATACTTTATTCACTCCTAGAATGGGTCCCAATGTAAGCAAAACAAATTGTATCCGTCAGAAAAATAAGACTTGTACACACTAGAGCAGTAAGTTTGTTTTCCATATATACGTCGATTTAAACTGTGCACTACATTCTCTGTAACTGGAATGTCTTGCGGTCACTACCACATTTGTAATGTTTACATTAAGACCCAAACCAAGAGCAGACAGACTGTAGTCTATCTTccatcattcatttattatattccatagatcttacatgagcaatgaagctttaagatgtggaacaagtcaaaattttacaatattacaattacagtttttacaaatttttacaatttagtaattttctacaattttgtgcaattctttacaatattttggcgagatgtagtgagatgaggtgaggtccgaggattcgccaagagattacccggcatttgccttttagttggggaaaatctcagaaaaacccaaccaggtaatcaaatcaaaggggttgatgccaaggacttgccatagaccatccggcttcagtcccacggctggggaaaacctgtGTTCTTACTGGTAGATCTATCTTTAATGGGAGATTGAAAATTAATTAGAACATGtgtatatatttgataatatatGTGCCCTGGATCTCTTGCGGGAAGATGGCCAGGCCGATACTTGCTGTCATAATTAATGGCACTGGACAGAATAGTCAGCTGTTGTGAAGGAGATCAAGGTAAACTTAAAACGCCATAAGTCTTAGTACTGGTACctcagatgatgatgacgataataaagaagaataccGTAAATATTACTAGTTATCCTAATTTCTGTATTGTGTATTCTGTCAAATAATGTTTATCCTTGGATagtctttaaatttttcatttcacaAGTGCTTGCTATTTGCTTAGTTTTTCTGTATCTGCCCTGGTCACTGTTGCATATAAGTTAAATTGTTCCAACTGCTGTTTTCTAAATTGGTCAAAACTTTCTACTGTCATGTTTGTTACACCATATGAGATCCTTCATGCATGCAGATATTTGCACTGTTCTGTCAGTTTGTTTCTTTTCCTTGTTTAAAGTTCTTGTTTGTTATTTTAACCCTTCAAATAATTAAATTCtgttatttattcaattaattttccttcCACTTACAATTTGTATTTAATTGCTTCTTCTGAATCAGTTATACACTTGGTCTTATGTGTactaatttccatgttatattttctaGCATTTGTTTTGAATCTATGTAATAATACAAGTTATCTTCTGTTCCTAAGAGCATGGCCACATCATCTGCAAAACATATTGTAGCATATGAGATTTGGTGTTTCCCATTTTGTATCCTAAATGTACAGTattagacaaaaaaatgactggctgccatacgctaagtcccctttgcaagacttcggttgattccgtgagagcttaggtttacatgtTAACGAATTTCTTACAGAAGActccgctttttttttttttaaatatagttcaAATGTTACAAATAATCCGTACCCAAAGGTATATTCAAGGGCTAAATTGGGTGCAAAAtgaacatcctttccctagtcatgTGAACCAGGCACTGCCCAAAAtagacttacaagcaaacattctgatggggcagataaagaagttaatttttctttcaccatgttaataatgtcaaaagaagtgcttatacaaattttggccactcgaccgcaattatgagggctgtaaaaaataagttcgttgagctatttttcaacatattccccacgggaattgagacatttgtcatatcatgggatcgatagagaggtgcagacacctgtcaaacactggttctgatcccaggcggctgacttctatgactcaaggatataaaaattgatcccatggtatgacagatgtttcatttccagtgggggatacgttgacaaatagcgcaacaattgctgtatctgtttcaataaatctttccatgcagttgtgctttttttctgtaaacgttcCCAgagaaatcactttctggacagcctcataattgcagtcgagtggccaaaatttgtataagcacttcttttgacattattaacatggtggaagaaaaaaaataataatttttttatttgctcccatgagaatgtttgcttgttagacaaattcacgctgcaggagatcggtcattttttgtgtctaaggctgtacataaTTCTTCAATTATGAGATTCATTACGAGATTGGAGATATTAAAAATTGTTGAACTAGAAGAAATAGACTCTGGAATTTCAAGCACAATTAAAGTGTTAagtctcattcacaatgaaaattaaacataacgtaagcgttaacttaacgttacggtaaaatcaagaagtcataccatcattcatgatgggaacataagcataacagcaaacatacttggtaaccatggaaacataacaacgacgccatttcctcatattctgtcgtatacttcagctctCCAAGATTGTGTTCTGTTCGCAAAtcatgtaagcataagcatgaaagtttggagtttgcaaactttcatgttaacgtcttacggtaatgtttatgtcaatgcttatgtgaatcattgtggatgatcccatttggtagcctgggcgcaaacttctgtgtttatgttacggttatgtttaattttcattgtgaatgggcctttactatTAATACTGAATAATTTGCACATGCGTATACCTTCCAAGAACACAGTTGTAGTTGGGATGTATAATTCTCATCATTGTGTTCTGATTTCAGAGTGGAAGTTACTTTCGTGAGACCAAATGGAGAACGAATAAAAGCAAAGGGGAAGGAAGGCGATAGCCTCTTGGACATTGTAGTGAACAACAGTGTAGATCTTGAAGGTTACGGCGCATGTGAAGGCACTCTGACATGTTCTACCTGCCATCTGATCTTGAAGCAAGAAGATTTTGATCGTCTACCTGATAAACCAACAGATGAGGAGTTGGACATGCTGGATCTTGCCTTCGACCTCACAAAAAcgtgagtaatatgctaatgaaGATGGTGCTTTGTCCGAGAATCAACTGGAACTGTGTTGTATGCATTACCAGTATTAATGAAATGTAGACATTGCTCCTTTTCCTGGAAAGCATCCCTTAgtgcagagatgggcatcgtgcctcacttgagaatttgtgcctcactgaccttcacagagcttatcgttctgagtgacatcatcttcacagtccccgtttctccctcacgtagctcctaggcgtgggcaggttctatatcagtttcataagcaatatcagtggtggcataatggcattatcaaagcagtgtgtacacgttagaaaacgattatttcatgagaaatgggaggaagagtttttttgctgtttagaaggggagaacatacgatgtatgttatgctcgaaaatcctattaggcattaataaatttaatatacaacaacATTACTCCTTACGTCCTAAAGAACatactgaattagaaggtaagacaaattaaatgttatttttcatactattccgaagaaaatttatgatcttaacatttgcgtagtatactaaatacgacattatactttaaacacgctgcattaaaaggtacgaggaattaaatgttgtttgtacgtattatttccaaaagaaatttataacaaaaaatatcaaatgtgcgtagaaaacgaaatatgattttctgaaattattttaggtcgagaacgtgcaaatctattaagtaatcttgagaaatgccagaatattcaagaaaataaacgtagacaacgtgatggaatattattggctagttacgcaatttctcgcctgtgatttaaatcaattcagctacggagaaacagtaaagaggtttatgattaaagctgccgaattaatttgctaaattgaataaaagttttcgagtctctgacattaaccaagcgctttcgtaataattcgccactgaccgccttagcgattacgataaggtgacgcaggtcacagcagtttatatttcccatcctactctgcagtctcctctcctagtaaacaaactatttcaaatcgagtgcctcacgtaatcgaaaattgtgcccatgtatgccttAACAGGTCATCCACGTGTTGAATGATCTGCCTTCACTCATGAAACTGTAATCGGTTCTGCAAATTTATAACACGGCTTCCATCATCTTGTTCTGCAGCATCTCTTCATTGGTTTTCCCATATATCTTGTAATTAATACACTTCATAGTTTATGTAAACATTCCTGTATCGTGTTGCAGGTCGAGGCTGGGATGTCAAATAACAATGACCAAGGACTTGAATGGGTTGGAGGTTCAAGTCCCAGCTTCAGTGAATGATGCCCGCACCTAGTAGTCCTGTTTTATGAAGTAAATTTAGGGCTGTATAAAAGACATTATTGTTCGGTTAGGGGTGTAGAATAGTGTTCAAATCCTCATGTGATTCTTGTTCTTCTGTGGGGAACACTGCACCAAAAGCTGCAATGCAGCATTATGGAAGAATTGTTACCAAGGAAGAGGAAGgttgtatgtatttttaaaactatatttgATAGGATGCTTTTAATTTAGCTAAAAACTGCAGGTTTTTACCTCAGTGGAATGGAAATTAAAAGAAGGCTCAAAGTCGTGTTGTATGTACATATTTGTTAAGTTACTGTTGCTGTGTGGTAGAGAATTTGGGCATATTATTGgtagtttgattttttttctttctgaagaCTTGTCTACATTTTCTTTCGAAGGACGTAATAAACCTTGAAATACAGAGATAAGttcttttgtattgtttttactGCAGCTCAGACCTGAATTCTCTGTCACAGTCTGTTAAATGTTACTGATAATACTGTCTTAAATAAAGAGCACATACATTTTTACTCATAAGTTTATTATCTTTTTCCCCTCCTTTTAATTATTAGCTAGCTATTCATGTTACTCGATTCTATGTATTCAAAGTTTCCAACATAAGGTAGTGAACAAGGGAGACTTAAACTTGGAGCAGACTTTCCCTATATCTGTTCTGTTCACTTTATGTACTGCATTGCAAGACTGTCCTCTATATAATAGAAAATTGTGCGTGGAAGGCTATACAGCCATTAGGTTCCAAAATAGATAATACTAGCAGGAGTTAGTTTTCTCAGAGTtaaagtttatttaaacaaatggcACTTATTCGTTAAATAGTCAAGAATTAAAGTCTTCGATGTTCCCCATCTTCTataccagtgttccgcaacctttttctactcaTGGCACACCCTAGACcggcctagactcaacacggcacaccaaaatttAATACTCTAAAAAATGTATGATGTGACTCTCCCagtataattacgtaatgtaatcaaatttattattattataaaacagaatcGACTGTTgcatttatgaactttaattcactgtagaaaatacagatttctatacttacttacttacttacttactggcttttaaggaacccggaggttcattgcctccctcacataagcccgccattggtccctatcctgaacaagatcaatacagtctctaccatcatatcccacctccttcaaatccatattaatattatcttcccatctacgtctcggcctccccaaaggtctttttctctccagcctcccaactaacactctatatacatttctggattcgcccatacatgctacatgccctgcccatctcaaacgtgtggatttaatgttcctcattatgtcaggtgaaggatacaatgcgtgcagctctactttgtgtaactttctccattctcctgtaacttcatccctcttagccccaaatatttttctaagcaccttattctcaaacacccttaatctctgttcctctctcaaagtgagagtccaagtttcacagccataaagaacaaccggtaatataactgttttataaattctaactttcagattttttgacagcagactagatgacaaaagcttctcaactgaataataacaggcatttcccataacagatttctattactaatattaaagtaaataactctactcatacttTCAATGTGATAGGGCCTAgttgggcctgcttagctgcacacaggcgGCTGATCCGTGGTAGAATCGTAGacagtgcaagcctaatttcttcatcgatggatttgagtatCTCCctgtttaatgttttaatttcagttaacatcgagaagcccagttcacacatatattatgtagttgaaaatagcaataacatattaactgtaaTCTCAGAGATAGCCaggtattcactccttattgacaaccaaaatgtttccaaaggcacttcgagaagttctAATTTTAATGTTCTTATGTAGGAGGAGTGTAATATGCTGATCCCATTTTctgacacaaaacagaaaaaagcaGCATATTTAGGGACCGCAatttgatgaagttcacgacttttactacttcgtccatcacaattttcagatgAGATGGCAAAACAATGGCTTCACGGTGAATGAGAGAATGGTCGCCCATATGttagcatataggcctacttcacgtaCTTCAGCCATGAATTCTTTCACTCAGCCTGTCATAGAAGCGGCTTCATCTCTAAAACATTAACacaatcctcccatgttaattcattaccgACCACATATTCATTACTTGCACGAAACatttcttcaccggttgctcgcttgggcagtttgcacaaaaaaattgcaattacatccccatcaatgtaccgaatgtaggaaagaagttgtgcatGACCGCTAATACCGGTGGACTCATCAATCTGAATTGAGAACTTCTGACtgttctttattttctccttcataatgtcttggatgtCATTGGCCATGTCGCTAACTGGGCAGTTAATTGTGccagcagagagaggaatttaattttaattaattttattaatttcttacaataataggtaaaagttcgcgtcatacctttcaccttgtggagaCACACCAGTTGCAGAACACTGTTCTATAGCATCTCGAAGTGAGGAGGATGCATTATTTAGTGTCTCAGGAAGAGTGAAACTAGACCTCAAACCAGTAAACTTGAT
Proteins encoded:
- the Fdx2 gene encoding adrenodoxin-like protein 2, mitochondrial; amino-acid sequence: MAKVLAYSRTLRNFRVSNVIPSIWTKFQHTSAPLQCSSKTQPLPKKEIVEVTFVRPNGERIKAKGKEGDSLLDIVVNNSVDLEGYGACEGTLTCSTCHLILKQEDFDRLPDKPTDEELDMLDLAFDLTKTSRLGCQITMTKDLNGLEVQVPASVNDART